In one window of Leishmania braziliensis MHOM/BR/75/M2904 complete genome, chromosome 8 DNA:
- a CDS encoding ubiquitin-activating enzyme-like protein → MIGDGSSGVAVDVQIGHVVIPCASAATAAPSAVALPLAEPAHKRARVDTVTTLSNPSTQTNVVIAAAWSEEHIAEALRRYAVASLTVTSGEVAEGGSPLPSSTATAAAAVLKTVNESASSWVAAWPAVRLSPTRANVADGDSEATKSTSAGWSAVSFSFVPGVLVPSPLATTKEGHASVSEVTVPDAAPAVDATTLRVLAAISLPRALCVPYRGTAMEAVADSCSGCVSAVLTERIQIRASTATPASRLASFPCMDSVLPAELLARPIFLVGAGGIGCEVLKVLVLRGFTQIHLIDLDTIDATNLNRQFLFQVSDVGQSKAITARRVVLDWFAATNVPSPDHTGALRGRRTPPCIVAYHDSVKADRYDDAFYRQFAVVLGALDNVSARQHVNRMCMRNNVPLIESGTMGYNGQVQPMLKDVYECYDCRPKPPDTKTFAVCTIHARPTTMVHCVHYAKELYETLFGSSPSDTDGKEAGALASTRTTAATDTASAKSSQEVKEQQRAAAPSDGGELSYLRTMVSDWRCRVATVPSGLTGASMLGHSDGGDVDSGSASSAAALAVKLLRLLFVANIEALLSLKSFWPGKSPEPLSSGHLHC, encoded by the coding sequence ATGATAggtgacggcagcagcggcgttgccgTCGACGTACAAATTGGGCACGTTGTCATCCCTTGCGCAAgtgcagccaccgcagctcCTTCCGCTGTGGCGCTCCCGTTGGCCGAGCCGGCGCACAAGAGAGCGCGTGTTGACACTGTGACGACGCTGAGTAACCCCTCGACGCAGACGAACGTTGTGATTGCTGCCGCGTGGTCGGAGGAGCACATCGCCGAGGCTCTTCGACGGTACGCTGTCGCGTCGCTCACGGTAACTTCAGGTGAGGTGGCAGAGGGCGGCAGCCCTTTACCCTCCTCAACGGCTACCGCGGCCGCGGCTGTTCTCAAGACTGTAAATGAATCTGCCAGCAGCTGGGTGGCTGCGTGGCCCGCGGTGCGTCTCTCCCCGACACGTGCAAACGTGGCTGACGGCGATAGTGAGGCAACGAAGTCCACCTCGGCCGGCTGGTCGGCAGTCAGCTTCTCCTTCGTACCTGGCGTTCTTGTGCCATCACCCTTGGCTACCACTAAGGAAGGTCACGCCAGCGTCAGCGAGGTAACCGTGCCGgacgctgcgccagctgtgGACGCAACGACGCTTCGTGTCTTGGCGGCgatctctcttcctcgtgcACTCTGTGTTCCCTACAGAGGCACTGCGATGGAAGCCGTGGCTGATAGCTGCTCCGGGTGCGTGTCTGCCGTACTGACCGAGCGCATCCAAATCCGAGCTTCCACAGCGACACCTGCATCGAGGTTGGCGTCGTTTCCATGCATGGATAGCGTGTTgccggcggagctgctggcgagaCCTATCTTTCTCGTCGGGGCTGGCGGCATCGGCTGTGAAGTGCTCAAGGTTCTCGTGCTAAGAGGCTTCACGCAGATCCACCTCATCGACCTCGACACAATTGACGCCACCAACCTGAATCGGCAGTTTCTCTTTCAGGTGTCTGATGTGGGCCAATCAAAGGCAATCACGGCACGCCGCGTCGTACTTGACTGGTTCGCAGCCACCAACGTCCCGTCACCGGACCACACTGGCGCTCTCCGTGGCCGTCGCACACCGCCATGCATTGTGGCGTACCACGACAGCGTCAAAGCGGATCGCTACGACGATGCCTTCTACCGGCAGTTCGCCGTGGTGCTAGGCGCGTTGGACAACGTGTCGGCACGGCAGCATGTGAACCGCATGTGCATGCGCAACAACGTTCCCCTCATCGAGAGCGGGACGATGGGATACAACGGGCAGGTCCAACCGATGCTCAAGGATGTGTACGAGTGCTACGACTGCCGACCAAAGCCGCCAGACACCAAAACGTTTGCCGTGTGCACCATTCACGCACGCCCCACAACGATGGTGCACTGCGTGCACTACGCAAAGGAGCTGTACGAGACTCTTTTTGGCAGCAGCCCGTCGGACACAGATGGCAAGGAGGCGGGTGCCCTCGCTTCTACTAGGACCACTGCTGCGACCGACACCGCCTCTGCCAAGTCTTCGcaagaggtgaaggagcagcagagggcagcagcgccgagtGACGGGGGCGAGCTGTCGTATCTACGCACCATGGTGTCTGACTGGCGCTGTCGAGTTGCCACTGTGCCGAGCGGGTTAACAGGCGCCTCTATGCTAGGGCACAGTGATGGCGGTGACGTTGATAGCGGCAGCGCTTCGTCGGCGGCTGCCCTCGCTGTGAAgttgctgcgcctcctctttgTGGCCAACATTgaggcgcttctctctctgaagTCGTTCTGGCCAGGGAAGTCGCCGGAGCCGCTGAGCTCCGGCCACCTGCACTGCG
- a CDS encoding putative amastin-like surface protein — protein MSFASTVRCVLAKVKWNVPILIYAIVQFIAFLLVLVATPIDMYRFRPQYITPNTTVVTLWGVKLGVLNTTNTISSDFLWRRCIPRRDRFRLAQACAVLSIFVYGVAAALGFIMLYCCSFFRMVCVALNIVGAVTLCIVWAAVAVTYHVEDNEFCWKESVFSTYGAGFVLLLVAWVLDLLNIAVLLLPVSIAAGGAGGSSNKDSNKEDESSNGNSGESSMEGSRQNDFSEGV, from the coding sequence ATGAGTTTCGCCTCAACAGTCCGTTGTGTGCTTGCGAAGGTGAAGTGGAATGTTCCCATTCTTATCTACGCGATCGTTCAGTTTATCGCGTTCTTGTTGGTGTTGGTGGCTACGCCGATCGACATGTATCGGTTTAGACCGCAGTACATCACCCCCAACACCACGGTTGTGACCCTATGGGGCGTGAAGTTGGGTGTCTTAAACACCACTAACACCATATCATCCGACTTcttgtggaggaggtgcattCCACGTCGCGACCGTTTCCGCCTTGCCCAGGCGTGCGCTGTTCTCTCCATCTTCGTGTACGGCGTGGCGGCCGCCTTGGGCTTCATCATGCTgtactgctgctccttcttccGCATGGTATGTGTGGCGCTCAACATTGTGGGCGCTGTCACGTTGTGCATTGTCTGGGCGGCCGTAGCGGTGACCTACCACGTAGAAGATAACGAGTTTTGCTGGAAAGAGAGTGTTTTCTCCACCTACGGTGCCGGATTTGTTCTCTTACTGGTGGCGTGGGTCCTCGATCTCCTCAACATCGCCGTCCTGCTTCTTCCAGTTTCCATtgcagcaggaggtgctggtggcagcTCGAATAAAGACTCCAATAAAGAGGATGAATCTTCGAATGGTAACTCGGGAGAGAGTTCGATGGAAGGGTCGAGGCAAAACGATTTTTCAGAGGGCGTGTAG
- a CDS encoding putative amastin-like surface protein, with amino-acid sequence MKWSVPILIYAIVQFIAFLLVLVATPIDMYRFRPQYITPNTTVVTLWGVKLGVLNTTNTISSDFLWRRCIPRRDRFRLAQACAVLSIFVYGAAAALGFIMLYCCSFFRMVCVALNIVGAVTLCIVWAAVAVTYHVEDNEFCWKESVFSTYGAGFVLLLVAWVLDLLNIAVLLLPVSIAAGGAGGSSNKDSNKEDESSNGNSGESSMEGSRQNDFSEGV; translated from the coding sequence ATGAAGTGGAGTGTTCCCATTCTTATCTACGCGATCGTTCAGTTTATCGCGTTCTTGTTGGTGTTGGTGGCTACGCCGATCGACATGTATCGGTTTAGACCGCAGTACATCACCCCCAACACCACGGTTGTGACCCTATGGGGCGTGAAGTTGGGTGTCTTAAACACCACTAACACCATATCATCCGACTTcttgtggaggaggtgcattCCACGTCGCGACCGTTTCCGCCTTGCCCAGGCGTGCGCTGTTCTCTCCATCTTCGTGtacggcgcggcggccgccttgGGCTTCATCATGCTgtactgctgctccttcttccGCATGGTATGTGTGGCGCTCAACATTGTGGGCGCTGTCACGTTGTGCATTGTCTGGGCGGCCGTAGCGGTGACCTACCACGTAGAAGATAACGAGTTTTGCTGGAAAGAGAGTGTTTTCTCCACCTACGGTGCCGGATTTGTTCTCTTACTGGTGGCGTGGGTCCTCGATCTCCTCAACATCGCCGTCCTGCTTCTTCCAGTTTCCATtgcagcaggaggtgctggtggcagcTCGAATAAAGACTCCAATAAAGAGGATGAATCTTCGAATGGTAACTCGGGAGAGAGTTCGATGGAAGGGTCGAGGCAAAACGATTTTTCAGAGGGCGTGTAG
- a CDS encoding putative amastin-like surface protein, with the protein MSFASTVRCVLAKVKWSVPILIYAIVQFIAFLLVLVATPIDMYRFRPQYITPNTTVVTLWGVKLGVLNTTNTISSDFLWRRCIPRRDRFRLAQACAVLSIFVYGAAAALGFIMLYCCSFFRMVCVALNIVGAVTLCVVWAAVAVTYHVEDNEFCWKESVFSTYGAGFVLLLVAWVLDLLNIAVLLLPVSIAAGGAGGSSNKDSNKEDESSNGNSGESSMEGSRQNDFSEGV; encoded by the coding sequence ATGAGTTTCGCCTCAACAGTCCGTTGTGTGCTTGCGAAGGTGAAGTGGAGTGTTCCCATTCTTATCTACGCGATCGTTCAGTTTATCGCGTTCTTGTTGGTGTTGGTGGCTACGCCGATCGACATGTATCGGTTTAGACCGCAGTACATCACCCCCAACACCACGGTTGTGACCCTATGGGGCGTGAAGTTGGGTGTCTTAAACACCACTAACACCATATCATCCGACTTcttgtggaggaggtgcattCCACGTCGCGACCGTTTCCGCCTTGCCCAGGCGTGCGCTGTTCTCTCCATCTTCGTGtacggcgcggcggccgccttgGGCTTCATCATGCTgtactgctgctccttcttccGCATGGTATGTGTGGCGCTCAACATTGTGGGCGCTGTCACGTTGTGCGTTGTCTGGGCGGCCGTAGCGGTGACCTACCACGTAGAAGATAACGAGTTTTGCTGGAAAGAGAGTGTTTTCTCCACCTACGGTGCCGGATTTGTTCTCTTACTGGTGGCGTGGGTCCTCGATCTCCTCAACATCGCCGTCCTGCTTCTTCCAGTTTCCATtgcagcaggaggtgctggtggcagcTCGAATAAAGACTCCAATAAAGAGGATGAATCTTCGAATGGTAACTCGGGAGAGAGTTCGATGGAAGGGTCGAGGCAAAACGATTTTTCAGAGGGCGTGTAG
- a CDS encoding putative ribosomal protein L2, which produces MLRRQLQFFTIGGVSAVSAAELTGMGPSSVAAAATGPSLSSPTTLSIVAGASALIVPRRGVKLVNPIGKQGSQHYGLEPKLEAGKDTQLKHTEMYDGYTDDFGVFKEGPPVTLRLEYVRSPDHGYSQHILQKDIWSPFQVGANMMSYTPLYYDWKGFSSRDYFGHRSGTNPGSKVLLGHYRRDEERSWGYRIMVNHKPQKRIPKWLACVVHNRRKKTFLGFFLYANGAYVAELLTYKQLPRIIYNKAFQGCLPTVGQTVSLTEVTYGKEMHSVEMYPGHGGVICRASGTAAVVLRGSEPNLVPLLLPSKEVRLFDSTCHAVFGRRAGVMYNKQRNFSKRSIEENMPHRPKVHSKTKRVSSHPAGGGNGGSPNLLTPLDWRIHPRNCVKTKYWLSGYILRGRQYNRNQTVADLKSKTYSWANRDPVYR; this is translated from the coding sequence ATGCTCCGCCGGCAACTTCAGTTCTTCACCATCGGCGGCGTGTCGGCTGTGTCAGCGGCGGAGCTCACGGGCATGGGGCCGTCCTCtgtggcggccgccgccaccggccCGTCGCTGTCTTCGCCAACTACTCTATCGATCGTAGCCGGTGCCAGTGCGCTCATCGTGCCCCGCCGTGGCGTGAAGCTCGTAAACCCCATCGGAAAGCAAGGCAGTCAGCACTACGGCCTTGAGCCGAAGCTGGAGGCGGGGAAAGACACGCAGCTGAAGCACACAGAAATGTACGACGGCTACACAGACGACTTTGGTGTCTTTAAGGAGGGTCCGCCGGTGACACTGCGGCTGGAGTACGTGCGCTCGCCTGATCACGGCTACTCACAGCACATCCTCCAGAAGGACATCTGGTCACCCTTCCAGGTTGGCGCGAACATGATGTCCTACACCCCACTCTACTACGACTGGAAGGGGTTCTCGAGTCGCGATTACTTtggccaccgcagcggcaccaacCCCGGCAGCAAGGTGCTCCTCGGCCACTATCGCCGTGACGAGGAGCGCTCGTGGGGCTACCGGATAATGGTGAACCACAAGCCGCAGAAACGAATCCCCAAGTGGCTTGCGTGCGTCGTTCACAACCGACGCAAGAAGACGTTTCTTGGCTTCTTCCTCTACGCCAACGGCGCGtacgtggcggagctgctcacgtacaagcagctgccgcgcatTATCTATAACAAGGCGTTCCAGGGGTGCTTGCCGACCGTTGGGCAGACGGTGTCACTGACCGAGGTGACCTACGGAAAAGAGATGCACTCGGTGGAGATGTATCCGGGGCACGGCGGCGTCATCTGCCGGGCGAGCGGAACGGCGGCCGTGGTGCTGCGTGGGTCGGAGCCGAACCTTGTCCCGCTCCTGCTTCCCTCAAAGGAGGTGCGCCTCTTCGACAGTACGTGCCACGCCGTCTTTGGCCGTCGTGCCGGCGTCATGTACAACAAACAGCGCAACTTCAGCAAGCGCAGCATCGAGGAGAACATGCCGCACCGACCAAAGGTGCATTCCAAGACGAAGCGAGTGTCGAGTCACCCGGCCGGTGGTGGCAACGGCGGCTCGCCGAACCTGCTCACTCCGCTGGACTGGCGCATTCACCCGCGCAACTGCGTGAAGACGAAGTATTGGCTCTCCGGGTACATCCTGCGTGGTCGGCAGTACAACCGCAACCAGACGGTAGCAGATCTTAAATCAAAGACGTACAGCTGGGCAAATCGCGACCCGGTGTACCGGTAG
- the FESODA gene encoding iron superoxide dismutase, producing the protein MLRRVSIKTVMATAAVHASFLSYHSLPELQYPAELPKLEYSYADGIKPVFSARQVELHYTKHHKAYVDKLNTLGTGYEGKPIEEIIKTTNGIAANTVLFNQASQHFNHTFFWKCLAPGGKAMPKPLEAAIAKQFGSVDDFKSSFQQAGMNNFGSGWTWLCVNPKTRELLIDNTSNAGCPVTAGMRPIFTADVWEHAYYKDFENRRADYLKEIWQVVNWEYVAQMYSRAIK; encoded by the coding sequence ATGCTCCGCCGTGTCTCCATAAAGACGGTGatggccaccgccgccgtccacGCTTCCTTTCTGAGCTACCACAGCCTGCCGGAGCTTCAGTACCCGGCCGAACTGCCGAAGCTCGAGTACAGCTATGCGGACGGCATCAAGCCCGTCTTCAGCGCCAGGCAAGTGGAGCTGCACTACACGAAACACCACAAGGCGTACGTGGATAAGCTAAACACGCTTGGCACAGGCTACGAGGGGAAGCCGATTGAGGAGATCATTAAGACTACCAACGGAATCGCCGCGAACACCGTCCTCTTCAACCAGGCCTCTCAGCACTTCAACCACACTTTCTTCTGGAAATGCCTAGCGCCGGGTGGCAAGGCCATGCCGAAGCCGCTCGAGGCCGCCATCGCGAAGCAGTTTGGAAGCGTTGACGACTTCAAGTCATCTTTTCAGCAGGCAGGCATGAACAACTTTGGCTCTGGCTGGACGTGGCTCTGCGTCAACCCCAAGACGAGAGAACTTTTGATCGATAACACGAGCAACGCGGGCTGCCCAGTGACTGCTGGCATGCGCCCGATCTTCACAGCCGACGTGTGGGAGCACGCCTATTACAAAGACTTCGAGAACCGGCGCGCAGACTATCTGAAGGAGATATGGCAGGTTGTCAACTGGGAGTACGTCGCCCAG